Proteins encoded by one window of Lathamus discolor isolate bLatDis1 unplaced genomic scaffold, bLatDis1.hap1 Scaffold_314, whole genome shotgun sequence:
- the LOC136006589 gene encoding F-box only protein 46-like, translated as MRGVPASHPPHPASPSDYNSHRPLRGGAGALRGLCAHARGGTPEAARRRRSGRARHLPAPAPRRPPRQCHAALMEPNAFPQLQLWCPRPFGTYSQNKPCAGPGSAKKPFSPSCRHTENTPPPGTGTGTGTGTGTGTAPPAAAASPAPPTPASEEGRVLLDTWYVIKPGNTKEKVAFFVAHQCGAGARASTMKVKGNWGSDSSKAKRRRRCHEPGKAKASAAGTGQEAAEAAELVSVAEMVALVEQRAALALQSFPPVLLEAPGGGEAKAPSAADCSRVAEAVAHFESRHRDDGAARPNGLCRPGAECTAAAAPAAPGEVRIAFRIASGREPRAGPAAGPDPGGAARPGCVFVSGTGGRAKDKITCDLYRLISPSRDVLPTNVELLLAAAGPKGDGDGDGGEAAASPAAKAAACEGSVEAAPGRDCAAGFHVDVVVTGVVDQCVFYGKDSAKQVTEETVRLPAAPKDEPSPPPPPPPGQLFLFPIADEAAPAAPAPAEAEAVAAADPALCRLYRHVSHDFLEIRFKIQRLLEPRQYMLLLPEHVMVKIFSYLPTQALAALKCSCHYFKSLIETFGVRATDSRWTRDPLYRDDPCKQCRKRYEKGDVSLCRWHPKPYHHDLPYGRSYWMCCRRPDKEAPGCRVGLHDNHWVHPAPRREDGR; from the exons ATGCGGGGAGTCCCCGCatcacaccccccccaccccgcttcTCCCTCGGACTACAACTCCCATCGTCCCCTTCGCGGCGGCGCAGGCGCGCTGCGCGGCCTCTGTGCGCACGCGCGGGGGGGCACCCCGGAAGCGGCGCGGAGAAGGCGGAGCGGCCGCGCCCGGCACCTGCCCG CGCCGGCGCCGCGGCGGCCGCCCCGGCAGTGCCATGCAGCCCTGATGGAGCCCAACGCCTTCCcgcagctgcagctctggtgccCGCGGCCCTTCGGCACCTACAGCCAGAACAAGCCATGCGCCGGGCCCGGCAGCGCCAAGAAACCCTTCAGCCCCTCGTGCCGCCACACCGAGAACACGCCGCCCCctggcaccggcaccggcactggcaccggcaccggcaccggcactgCACCGCCCGCCGCCGCGGCATCACCGGCACCGCCAACCCCGGCGTCGGAGGAGGGCCGGGTGCTGCTGGACACGTGGTACGTCATCAAGCCCGGCAACACCAAGGAGAAGGTGGCTTTCTTCGTGGCGCACCAGTGTGGCGCCGGCGCCCGTGCCAGCACCATGAAGGTGAAGGGCAACTGGGGCAGCGACAGCTCCAAAGCCAAGCGGCGCCGGCGCTGCCACGAGCCCGGCAAGGCCAAGGCGAGCGCGGCGGGCACCGGCCAGGAGGCGGCTGAGGCGGCCGAGTTGGTGTCGGTGGCGGAGATGGTGGCGCTGGTGGAGCAGCGCGCGGCGCTGGCGCTGCAGAGCTTCCCCCCGGTGCTGCTGGAGGCGCCGGGCGGCGGCGAGGCCAAGGCGCCGAGCGCCGCCGACTGCAGCCGCGTGGCCGAAGCCGTCGCCCACTTCGAGTCGCGACACCGCGACGACGGCGCCGCCAGACCCAACGGCTTGTGCCGGCCCGGCGCCGAATGCACtgcggcggcggccccggcggcaCCCGGTGAGGTCCGCATCGCCTTCCGCATCGCCAGCGGCCGCGAGCCCcgcgccggccccgccgccggccccgaCCCCGGCGGTGCCGCCCGGCCCGGCTGCGTCTTCGTGAGCGGCACCGGCGGCCGCGCCAAGGACAAGATCACGTGCGACCTGTACCGGTTGATCAGCCCCTCCCGGGACGTGCTCCCCACCAAcgtggagctgctcctggctgctgccGGGCCCAAGGGGGACGGGGACGGCGATGGCGGCGAGGCCGCGGCATCACCGGCGGCCAAGGCGGCCGCGTGCGAGGGCTCGGTGGAGGCGGCGCCGGGGCGGGATTGCGCCGCCGGCTTCCACGTGGACGTGGTGGTGACCGGCGTCGTGGACCAGTGCGTGTTCTACGGCAAGGACAGCGCCAAGCAGGTGACGGAGGAGACGGTGCGGCTGCCGGCGGCGCCCAAGGACGAGCCCTCCCctccgccgccaccgccgccggGGCAGCTCTTCCTGTTCCCCATCGCCGACGAAGCGGCGCCGGCGGCGCCGGCACCGGCGGAAGCGGAGGCGGTGGCGGCCGCCGACCCGGCGCTGTGCCGGTTGTACCGCCACGTGTCGCACGACTTCCTGGAGATCCGGTTCAAGATCCAGCGCCTGCTGGAGCCGCGGCAgtacatgctgctgctgccggagCACGTCATGGTGAAGATCTTCAGCTACCTGCCCACCCAGGCGCTGGCCGCCCTCAAGTGCTCCTGCCATTACTTCAAGTCCCTCATCGAGACCTTCGGCGTCCGCGCCACCGACTCGCGGTGGACGCGGGACCCGCTCTACCGCGACGACCCCTGCAAGCAGTGCCGCAAGCGCTACGAGAAGGGGGACGTGTCGCTGTGCCGCTGGCACCCCAAGCCCTACCACCACGACCTGCCCTACGGCCGCTCCTATTGGATGTGCTGCCGCCGGCCCGACAAGGAGGCGCCGGGCTGCCGCGTGGGGCTGCACGATAACCATTGGGTGCATCCGGCGCCGCGGCGCGAGGACGGGAGGTGA
- the LOC136006592 gene encoding LOW QUALITY PROTEIN: glutaminyl-peptide cyclotransferase-like protein (The sequence of the model RefSeq protein was modified relative to this genomic sequence to represent the inferred CDS: deleted 4 bases in 3 codons), which yields MRKGSAGSRRPRAAGSGPVPVPVPVAAAGLCPRPRRCPRPLLPLLALAAAAGLLYSAWPRGERDRGPVPPAPPPASSDRSLRQLLERLDPARLQRRFLRPFLRERVPGGPGSRAVRQHITACLEALGWHVELDAFTAATPRGAVPFANVVATAAPGAARRLALACHYDTKVLPAAAPFVGAVDSAAPCALLLELAAALEPPLRRAREEGAPATLQLLFLDGEEAFEAWSASDSLYGARHLAARMAATRHHNGTGTQLSAMSLLVLLDLLGARDPAIHSHFPNTHHWFLRLVHIEQRLRRLGLLHATPQDPPFFRLSPATGPVEDDHIPFLQRGVPVLHLIPLPFPAAWHTPADTERNLHPPTLADLGRILVVFVAEFLHL from the exons ATGCGGAAGGGCTCCGCAGGGTCCCGGCGCCCGCGGGCCGCGGGTTCGgggccggtgccggtgccggtccCGGTGGCCGCTGCCGGGCTctgcccccggccccgccgctgcccgcgGCCGCTGCTGCCGCTCCTGGCGCTGGCGGCCGCCGCCGGGCTCCTCTACAGCGCCTGGCCCCGGGGGGAGCGGGACCGCGGCCCGGT CCCCCCGGcgcccccccccgcctcctcGGACCGATCCCTGCGGCAGCTCCTGGAGCGCCTGGATCCGGCCCGGCTCCAGCGGCGCTTCCTGAGGCCCTTCCTGCGGGAGCGGGTGCCGGGGGGGCCGGGGAGCCGCGCCGTGCGCCAG CACATCACCGCCTGCCTGGAGGCGCTGGGCTGGCACGTGGAGCTCGACGCCTTCACCGCGGCCACGCCGCGCGGCGCCGTCCCCTTCGCCAACGTGGTGGCCACGGCGGCGCCCGGCGCCGCGCGGCGCCTGGCCCTCGCCTGCCACTACGACACCAAGGTGCTGCCG GCGGCCGCCCCCTTCGTGGGCGCCGTGGACTCGGCCGCTCCCTGCgccctgctcctggagctggCGGCCGCGCTCGAGCCCCCCCTGCGGCGcgccagggaggag GGTGCGCCGGCGACGCTGCAGCTCCTGTTCCTGGATGGGGAGGAGGCGTTCGAGGCCTGGAGCGCCTCCGATTCCCTGTACGGGGCCCGGCACCTGGCGGCGCGGATGGCGGCCACGCGGCACCACAATGGCACCGGCACCCAGCTCAGCGCCATG agcctgctggtgctgctggaccTGTTGGGCGCCCGGGAC CCCGCCATCCACAGCCACTTCCCCAACACCCACCACTGGTTCCTGCGCCTCGTCCACATCG AGCAGCGGCTGCGGCGCCTGGGGCTGCTCCACGCCACCCCCCAGGACCCCCCCTTCTTCCGGCTCAGCCCGGCCACC GGCCCTGTGGAGGACGATCACATCCCCTTCCTGCAGAGAG GGGTGCCGGTGCTGCACCTGATCCCGCTGCCCTTCCCTGCGGCCTGGCACACGCCGGCGGACACGGAGCGGAACCTGCACCCGCCGACGCTGGCGGACCTCGGCCGCATCCTCGTGGTCTTCGTGGCGGAATTCCTGCACCTCTga
- the LOC136006588 gene encoding LOW QUALITY PROTEIN: gastric inhibitory polypeptide receptor-like (The sequence of the model RefSeq protein was modified relative to this genomic sequence to represent the inferred CDS: inserted 2 bases in 1 codon) yields MGPSPVPPPPRVTLHHQSPPRSPPRPPPIPGRCRRCRCPEGGGAQPGAGAVAMGHQAAAPSLLHRVLRAAEDRSARATVAAWLRYRQACEQRLRLDPPAPGPVCNRSFDLYACWGDAAPNSTASVPCPPYLPWHHRGTWGEMGDRDPGGDGGPVYGAAPRGDTGXTVQGGFVFRRCGPDGRWVSDGTGRPWQDHGQCEDPAPEQPLQRQAWLLEQLRLLYTVGYSLSLVALVLALLLLLLFRRLRCTRNLIHANLFASFVLRAGSILTRDALLQRRLAAGSVHPLQGLRHEAVAGCRLAQAVTQYCVGANYGWLLAEGLFLHKLLVLAAFSGERCLPAFLLLGWGAPLLFVVPWVVLRFLYENEGCWERNEKAGVWWMIRCPILAAVAVNFVVFIRIVRILVAKVRAHQVSRGDTRVRLARSTLTLIPLLGVHEVAFALAGDGPGGGSLRLVRLCLQVLLSSSQGLVVSVLYCFVNKEVQAEVRRCWQRCRIAPPRRPPRGPPRGPRRYVAVGGGQRPQPPPGTGGHEGAESVC; encoded by the exons ATGGGACCCtccccggtgcccccccccccccgggtcACGTTGCATCACCAGagccccccccgctcccccccccgtcccccgCCCATCCCGGGGCGGTGccgccggtgccggtgccccGAGGGTGGCGGagcccagccaggagcag GAGCTGTTGCCATGGGGCACCAGGCAGCGgccccctccctgctccaccGGGTCCTGCGTGCGGCTGAG GACCGCTCTGCCCGTGCCACCGTGGCCGCGTGGCTCCGGTACCGCCAGGCCTGCGAGCAGCGCCTGCGCCTCGACCCCCCGGCCCCCG gGCCCGTCTGCAACCGCAGCTTCGACCTCTACGCGTGCTGGGGGGACGCGGCCCCCAACAGCACCGCCAGCGTCCCCTGCCCCCCCTACCTGCCCTGGCACCACCGAGGTAcatggggggagatgggggacAGGGACCCGGGGGGTGATGGGGGCCCCGtctatggggcagccccacGGGGTGACACCGG CACAGTGCAGGGGGGGTTCGTGTTCCGGCGCTGCGGCCCCGACGGGCGCTGGGTGAGCGACGGCACCGGGCGGCCGTGGCAGGACCATGGACAGTGCGAGGACCCCGCGCCCGAGCAGCCGCTGCAG CGCCAGgcctggctgctggagcagctccggCTGCTTTACACCGTCGGGTACTCCCTGTCCCTCGTCGCCCTGGTcctggcgctgctgctgctgctgctcttcag GCGCCTGCGCTGCACCCGCAACCTCATCCACGCCAACCTCTTCGCGTCCTTCGTGCTCCGCGCCGGCTCCATCCTCACCCGGGACGCGCTGCTGCAGCGCCGCTTGGCTGCTGGCAGCGTGCACCCGCTGCAGGGGCTGCGCCACGAG GCCGTGGCCGGGTGCCGCCTGGCGCAGGCCGTCACCCAGTACTGCGTGGGGGCCAACTACGGGTGGCTGCTGGCGGAGGGGCTCTTCCTGCACAAGCTCCTGGTGCTGGCGGCCTTCTCCGGGGAGCGCTGCCTGCCCGCgttcctgctgctgggctggg gTGCCCCCCTGCTCTTCGTGGTGCCGTGGGTGGTGCTGCGGTTCCTCTACGAGAACGAGGG ctgctgggagaggaaCGAGAAGGCGGGCGTGTGGTGGATGATCCGGTGCCCCATCCTGGCGGCCGTGGCG GTGAACTTCGTGGTCTTCATCCGCATCGTCCGCATCCTGGTGGCCAAGGTCCGGGCGCACCAAGTGTCACGTGGGGACACCAGGGTCAG GCTGGCCCGGTCCACGCTGACGCTGATCCCGCTGCTGGGGGTGCACGAAGTGGCCTTTGCCTTGGCTGGGGACGGGCCCGGGGGGGGGTCCCTGCGCCTGGTGCGGCTCTGCCTGCAAGTGCTGCTGTCCTCGTCCCAG gGCCTTGTTGTCAGCGTCCTCTACTGCTTCGTGAACAAGGAG GTGCAGGCCGAGGTGCGCCGCTGTTGGCAGCGCTGCCGCAtcgcccccccccgccgcccccctcGGGGCCCCCCCCGCGGGCCCCGCCGCTACGTGGCcgtggggggggggcagcggccGCAGCCCCCCCCCGGGACCGGGGGGCACGAGGGGGCCGAGAGCGTCTgctga